Within the Mucilaginibacter sp. CSA2-8R genome, the region AGAGTCCTCCTAATGAACTTAAATCGTCTTTCTAACCTTTGTAATCTTTTGCCATAAGCTGTAATCATTTATTGTCATCACTATTTGGCGCAAACTAACGTATTAATGAATTTTTTGTGTCTGCGCTTGTTAGCTGATAAACCTACTAATCATGAATTTGTTTAAAAGTCGCTAAAATTTTGTTACAACTGTAAAATGTTCATCCCTTGTAGGATATTATTGCAATGCTCATAATGTACCCGTTTGATTTTGGTTCGTAAGTTTAGGTAGTTTATATACAGGTATGAATAAGGATACACTCAAAACCTTAAAGCACCTGCGCAAAACGCAATATTCCATCCCTGTAGATGATGCAAAAGCAATCCTGAAGCACTGTTTATACTGAAGCAGGGATATGGACTGAAGATTTACCTCTTATGAGATACCCTCTGCTTGTAGCTTGCTTGTTACATCGAATTCAATTCTTGCCGATGCGGTTCTTGTTCTAATTGGTTAACTTCAATAATCCATTAAAGAAAGCTTGTCTGGGAATGAAAAATTTAATGCCGCTTGTAATTGCCATATCAGCAATACTGTTGTTCGGAAGTTGCACCGTACTAAAACATCAGCCTGTATATCAGTCTATATTTAATGGTATTAATTTGAACGGTTGGGAAGGCGATCCGGCTTATTGGCGGGTAGAGAATGGTGCTATTATTGGCGAAGTTACTCCGGCAACAATTTTAAAACGTAATACTTTCCTAATATGGCGCGATGGCACTCCCGGTGATTTTGAAATTAAGCTGCAGTACCGCATATCAGCCAGAGGCAACAGCGGTGTTAATTACCGCAGCGAAAAGATTGACACTTTGCTTTTTGCGCTTAAAGGTTATCAAGCCGATTTAGATGGTAAAGACAAATATAACTTAGGGTACCCGCGTTATTCAGGTCAGAATTATGAAGAACGGGGCCGGCAGTTTCTGGCTCTCCGCGGGCAAAAGACCTTGTTGACTTTTGGTAATAAGCCCAAGCTCCTGGATTCTATCGGCAATACGCTCGACCTGGTTAAGAACATCCGGCCCAATGACTGGAATGAGCTACGCATTGTTGCTAAAGGCAATCGCTTGCAGCATTACATTAACGGCGTATTGATGTCGGAGGTTATAGATGATGATACCAAGAATCGAAAGATGAGGGGTTGGTTGGGTGTACAGGTGCACGTTGGTCCGCCCATGAAAGTTGAATACCGTAACATATTATTGAAGGCATTGTAAATCAGATTCGTATAATTACTATTTATAAAAGCAGGCGGGGCATCTCATAAGCCCGGGCGTATAGTTTGCAAATACATTTTTATACTTGCTAATTATAGATTTTGTTACTTTGGTAAAACGTAATTCGAAAATTCTATTTCATTCCAATTATAAACACAAATAACAAAAAATTTTAGTTAAACGGTATAGCGCCGGATAAGGGAGAATGTATATGATGAGCGGCTGTACGGCACATAATATCACAAAGCGGCCTATACATTGGCTGTGGGTGCTGGCTTTAATTTGCTCTGCTGCCTACGGGCAAATCAAAACCGAAGTAACGCATTATTCAACTAAAGACGGTCTTTCGCACAATGGTGTAATTTGTATTACCCGCGACCGTGAAGGCTTTATGTGGTTCGGTACGTTCGACGGTTTAAACCGCTTTGATGGGCATAACTTCATTACTTACAAAAGCCGGCCGGGCGACAGTTCAAAGCTGCGGTCGAACAAAATACGCGACGTAGTCGAAGATAATACCGGCTATTTATGGATACTTACTTATGATTACAAGGTTTACCGCTTTGACAAAGCTACCGAGCAATTTGATCCTATATCCGATGGGCCATACCAAAGGTTGTTTACCAATAAAACGGTAGTTAAAAATATATTGCCTGATCAATTTAATGGTGTTTGGCTGCTTACTAAAGATAGCGGCCTGTATTATGTTAGCAGTAACCGGTCCAAGGTACCCATAGTAGCGCATTACAACATCCATGCAACCAATGCACTGCACATTAAAGGGAACATTGTAAAGTTTCATCACACGGATGCATCAGGTCGTATATGGTTGGGTACCGACCGTGGATTGAACTTGTTGGAGCGCAAATCCAATGCGCACTATGAAGTAGTACATTTTCATCCGGCACAAGAAAAGGTATTTTCATCCGGCGTATTTACAGCTGCTGCCATAAGGCCGGGTCATATTTATCTGGGTACTGCCGATGGGCGTGTTATTCAATATGATGTATCCCATCAATCTTTTCAAATTAATAAGTTGGTGTCTGGAGTCGCTATTAATGATGTTTACCAGGCTAAATCCGGAATCTTATACGTCTCAACCGAAGGTAAGGGGTTAATTAAAATATCACCGGGTAATTTTAATAAAGCTATATCGGCGGGACAGGATGCCGTATACCATTCTTTATATGAGGACCAGCAAGGAAACATTTGGATAGAACCCCAAAATGCGGGGGTGATTAAGTATAATCCTAATCAAAACGATTTCAAAAGCTTCGAGCAGAAAACCGATTACCGGGGCGCGGCACGTGATTATAAACTGCTTACTGATGTTAACGGAACGCTATGGGTTAGTATGAAAGGAGGAGGCTTTGGTTATTACAACCCGGCAACAGAAACCATTGATTACTTTTTCGACCAGCCTGGGTCGGCTATTCAGCAGTTTTCAAACGTGGTGAATTGCCTTTACGTTGATAAAACCGGCGTATTATGGATGAGCGGCAAAGACGGCGGTATCAACAAAGTGGTATCGTTAACCGACAGATTTAACTACCGTCGTCCCGTAGTACAGCCGCACAGCCGGTCTGAAAACGATGTGCGGGCTATGATGAAAGATAAGCAGGGGCGGCTTTGGGTATGTACTAAAGATGGTCGTGTACATGTTTACGATCATGAACGCGAAATAGATGTATTTGGCAAATCGGCAGGCAGCATCGGATTTGTATATTGTATAAAAGAAGATAGCAGAGGCCGCATATGGTTGGGTACTAAGGGCAATGGCTTATTTAAAGCGATGCCGTTGGGTGATGTTGATAAAACATCTTACCAGTTAACTCACTACGTAAATGATCCTGATAATCCGTACAGCATTAGCAGCGATATGTTGTATGCTATTTTAGAGGATAAAAAAGGCAGGATATGGATAGGCGCCTTCGGGACCGGCCTTAACATGCTAACTAACATGAATGGCAAAGAGGCTTTTTTGAATTGCAGCAATACTTTTCATGCTTACCCTTTTGAACAGGCCAAAGGTATACGCGATTTATGTGAGGATGGCCAGGGCCGCATATGGATTGCCAGTAGTTATGGTTTAGTTGTGTTTAATCCTAATGAGCCAAAAAATAAAGATTACAAGTTTACTTTGTTTGAAAAAAAGCCCGGCAATGCCGGTAGTTTGGGTAATAACAGTGTGCAATGTATTGTTAAAGACCAGAAAAGCCAAATTTGGCTGGGTACCTTTGGCGGCGGTATAAGTAAAGTAATTACCCGGGGGGCTGATTTAAATGCAACACGGTTCCAATCATTTACTACAGCCGATGGCTTGCCTAATGATGTGGTGTTGGCCATGACGGTTGACCATCATAACAACATCTGGCTGGCTACTGCCGGCGGGTTAGGTAAAATAGATGCCGGCAAGCAAACTATTCGTAGTTATGATCCTTTTAACGGCATTACAAAAACCAGCTTTTCGGAAGCTGCCTGTTTTACCGATAAGGATGGTATGCTCTATTTTGGGTGTCTAAACGGTTATATATCGTTTAATCCGCAAAATATTGTGCATAAGCGACTGCCAGCTAACATGGCACTTACCAACTTACAGTTGTATTATAAAAATATTTTACCGGCCTCCAAGGGTTCTCCGTTAAAAAGCACTATTGATGAAACGTCTGAAATTGTGCTCAACCACGACCAAAATGTAATTAGTATAGATTATACCGTGCTTGACCATCGCGACCTTACTAAAATAGCATATAGTTACAAGCTGGATGGCTTTGATAAATCATGGCACCAGGTAAGCGATTTACGTAAAGCCGTTTACACCAATATTCCCCCTGGTGATTACACTTTTTATGTAAAAGGGGTTAGTGCGGATGTTTTAAGCAATACGCCGTCAAGATCATTACACATTATAATCAGGCCGCCGTTTTATCAAACTTGGTGGGCTTATAGTATTTATATTTTGCTGGCTGTTTTGGCGGTGCTGCTGGCACATAATATAATCATTACTATGATTAGGTTACGCAATAAGGTAATTGTAGAACAAAAATTAACTGCAGTGAAGCTGGCTTTTTTTACCAACATATCGCACGAGTTGCGCACGCCGCTCACGCTGATAGCCAGTCCGCTGGAAGAACTGGCACATACCGAAAAACTATCTGAAAAAGGGCAGGAGTATTTTAAAATCATCAACCGTAACGTAAACCGCATGATTAGGTTTACCAACCAATTGCTGGATTTCCGGAAAATACAAAGCGGTAAAATGCCGGTGGAGATTCTGGAGACCGAGCTGGTAGCGCTTAGCAGCGAGGTGGCCGGCTTTTTTACAGCCATGGCCGAAGAGAAAAATATTAGCCTGCTGGTGCAAAATAACAGGAAAAATATCTTTGCCTGGGTAGATGCCGAAAAAATTGAGATTATTTTATACAACCTCCTTTCCAATGCCTTAAAGTTTTCTCCGCAGGGCAGTAGCATTGGGTTGAGTGTAGACGAATTATCTGAACAAGGATTGATACAGATCAAAGTTGCCGACGAAGGCCCCGGCGTAGCGCCCGAACATTTGGAGGATATTTTTGAAATTTACCACCAGGAGCATCACAGCAATGACCCGCATTTAAAAGGTACAGGTATAGGCTTGGCTTTAGCCCGTGGGATGGCGCAAAGTCATAAAGGTAAACTTTGGGCAGA harbors:
- a CDS encoding DUF1080 domain-containing protein, with the translated sequence MPLVIAISAILLFGSCTVLKHQPVYQSIFNGINLNGWEGDPAYWRVENGAIIGEVTPATILKRNTFLIWRDGTPGDFEIKLQYRISARGNSGVNYRSEKIDTLLFALKGYQADLDGKDKYNLGYPRYSGQNYEERGRQFLALRGQKTLLTFGNKPKLLDSIGNTLDLVKNIRPNDWNELRIVAKGNRLQHYINGVLMSEVIDDDTKNRKMRGWLGVQVHVGPPMKVEYRNILLKAL
- a CDS encoding two-component regulator propeller domain-containing protein yields the protein MMSGCTAHNITKRPIHWLWVLALICSAAYGQIKTEVTHYSTKDGLSHNGVICITRDREGFMWFGTFDGLNRFDGHNFITYKSRPGDSSKLRSNKIRDVVEDNTGYLWILTYDYKVYRFDKATEQFDPISDGPYQRLFTNKTVVKNILPDQFNGVWLLTKDSGLYYVSSNRSKVPIVAHYNIHATNALHIKGNIVKFHHTDASGRIWLGTDRGLNLLERKSNAHYEVVHFHPAQEKVFSSGVFTAAAIRPGHIYLGTADGRVIQYDVSHQSFQINKLVSGVAINDVYQAKSGILYVSTEGKGLIKISPGNFNKAISAGQDAVYHSLYEDQQGNIWIEPQNAGVIKYNPNQNDFKSFEQKTDYRGAARDYKLLTDVNGTLWVSMKGGGFGYYNPATETIDYFFDQPGSAIQQFSNVVNCLYVDKTGVLWMSGKDGGINKVVSLTDRFNYRRPVVQPHSRSENDVRAMMKDKQGRLWVCTKDGRVHVYDHEREIDVFGKSAGSIGFVYCIKEDSRGRIWLGTKGNGLFKAMPLGDVDKTSYQLTHYVNDPDNPYSISSDMLYAILEDKKGRIWIGAFGTGLNMLTNMNGKEAFLNCSNTFHAYPFEQAKGIRDLCEDGQGRIWIASSYGLVVFNPNEPKNKDYKFTLFEKKPGNAGSLGNNSVQCIVKDQKSQIWLGTFGGGISKVITRGADLNATRFQSFTTADGLPNDVVLAMTVDHHNNIWLATAGGLGKIDAGKQTIRSYDPFNGITKTSFSEAACFTDKDGMLYFGCLNGYISFNPQNIVHKRLPANMALTNLQLYYKNILPASKGSPLKSTIDETSEIVLNHDQNVISIDYTVLDHRDLTKIAYSYKLDGFDKSWHQVSDLRKAVYTNIPPGDYTFYVKGVSADVLSNTPSRSLHIIIRPPFYQTWWAYSIYILLAVLAVLLAHNIIITMIRLRNKVIVEQKLTAVKLAFFTNISHELRTPLTLIASPLEELAHTEKLSEKGQEYFKIINRNVNRMIRFTNQLLDFRKIQSGKMPVEILETELVALSSEVAGFFTAMAEEKNISLLVQNNRKNIFAWVDAEKIEIILYNLLSNALKFSPQGSSIGLSVDELSEQGLIQIKVADEGPGVAPEHLEDIFEIYHQEHHSNDPHLKGTGIGLALARGMAQSHKGKLWAELNQAGGLTIVLQLQAGHEHFSKEELSSTGQPVDAINPVNHLIDLQVPALPANRETDTHPAVILIAEDNPDLRNFLENKLNSFYQVLTAVDGAECLKIAQTTSPDLIISDIVMPNMDGIQLLDAVKQDPGISHIPVILLTAKSSVESRIRGLKYGADVYLTKPFQNELLMASIDNLLTSRRRLFERFASVARQAGINEVNDSAVPVTTTKDQEFLKEVIRIVEEKLGDQAFNIDEVASAMGMGRTTFYKKLKGLSALSPVEFVRELRLKRSKQLLDTGEHTVSEAGYLAGFNSLAYFSTCFKEKYQTSPSAYLKNSRPEKA